The genomic stretch AGTACTGAGCGGGAGTAGCTGCGGTAGTCCCGGAGGCTGCCGCTGCCGCCGTGTTCGAGCACGTAACGTTACTGATGGGGGCGGGAGCATTGACACGTGCAGTTTCGGTATCCGCCGTCACAGTAACTATGCCGCTCGCATAAGCGCAGGTGGGCGCGGTACCACTGGTGTTGCCAACTTCCGTTGCAGCCATCGCGTTCAGGACCTGACGGCCAACACTCGCGGCGGCCGTGTCGTTAGCCTTGGTCCGTGCGCCCAGCAGGCTGGGGATTAGCACTGCCGCGAGAATACCAATGATGGCGATGACGATCAGCAGTTCGATCAGGG from Deinococcus apachensis DSM 19763 encodes the following:
- a CDS encoding type II secretion system protein — protein: MKNGTQGFTLIELLIVIAIIGILAAVLIPSLLGARTKANDTAAASVGRQVLNAMAATEVGNTSGTAPTCAYASGIVTVTADTETARVNAPAPISNVTCSNTAAAAASGTTAATPAQYSVVVTYAGGSAGKSPMTMTAAK